A single genomic interval of Asinibacterium sp. OR53 harbors:
- a CDS encoding ribonuclease HII: MNRNVEFYRVLQSHFQTELIEAGCDEAGRGCYAGPVFAAAVILPVDFHHPLLNDSKQLSATQRESLRPVIESAAIAWAVAQVDNHEIDRINILKASYKAMHLSIDRLTTSPQLLLIDGNRFIPYRQTPHRCIVKGDGIYASIAAASILAKTYRDAFMQELHLEFPQYKWDCNKGYGTADHRTAIEKHGLCKYHRHSFNIIKNPPHLLLP; the protein is encoded by the coding sequence ATGAATCGGAATGTTGAATTTTACCGCGTGTTACAATCGCATTTTCAAACGGAGCTGATAGAAGCGGGCTGTGATGAAGCAGGCAGGGGTTGTTATGCAGGGCCGGTATTTGCAGCGGCAGTGATCCTGCCGGTCGATTTTCATCATCCATTGTTGAACGACAGTAAACAACTTTCTGCAACGCAACGTGAATCATTGAGACCTGTGATAGAATCTGCCGCCATCGCCTGGGCAGTGGCGCAGGTAGACAATCACGAGATCGACCGCATCAACATCCTCAAAGCTTCTTACAAGGCCATGCATTTATCCATTGATCGGTTAACAACTTCACCACAGTTGTTGCTCATCGATGGCAACCGCTTCATCCCTTACCGGCAAACGCCGCATCGTTGCATTGTCAAAGGCGATGGTATTTATGCCAGCATCGCCGCCGCAAGCATTCTCGCCAAAACATACCGCGATGCTTTTATGCAGGAGCTGCACCTGGAATTTCCGCAATACAAATGGGATTGCAACAAAGGGTACGGAACAGCCGATCACAGGACTGCCATTGAAAAACATGGTTTGTGTAAATACCACCGGCACAGTTTCAACATCATCAAAAATCCACCACACCTGCTCCTTCCCTGA
- a CDS encoding COX15/CtaA family protein, with amino-acid sequence MDTTARSSKLVATWLLVGVGMTVIQIALGGITRLTGSGLSITEWDVITGALPPLNEQQWMAEFDKYRQTPQSHLLNFDFTLSDFKFIFFWEWFHRLWARLIGVVFAMGFGWFLLKGYFKKEMIRPLLILFLLGALQGAVGWIMVASGLTGDAVYVKPTRLALHFIFALGLLCYTFWFALQLLVKKEQLTYNTGARKWNWLLLCLLVIQLLYGALMAGHKAATAAPSWPTINGQWIPEKMFANEHFLLNFIDNKTLIHFIHRGLAYLLLVLIVIWTLRLFKTKGTGLFDRTKWMPLAVVSLQVLLGIAAVLTSTGIVPGKWGIFEWMAQLHQLIGMLLLLSLVWMLYIVRRERAVVE; translated from the coding sequence ATGGATACAACGGCACGTTCTTCGAAATTAGTAGCCACCTGGTTATTGGTGGGAGTGGGTATGACAGTGATACAGATTGCACTGGGAGGCATTACCCGTTTAACGGGAAGCGGGTTGTCTATTACCGAATGGGATGTGATCACAGGCGCGCTGCCTCCTTTGAATGAGCAGCAATGGATGGCGGAATTCGATAAATACAGGCAAACGCCGCAATCTCATTTGTTGAATTTCGATTTTACCCTCTCCGATTTTAAATTCATTTTTTTCTGGGAATGGTTTCATCGCTTATGGGCCAGGCTCATTGGTGTAGTGTTTGCCATGGGGTTTGGCTGGTTCCTGCTGAAAGGATATTTCAAAAAAGAAATGATCAGACCGCTCCTCATCTTGTTTTTACTGGGCGCTTTACAGGGAGCCGTAGGCTGGATCATGGTAGCCAGTGGTTTAACGGGCGATGCCGTATATGTGAAACCTACCCGGCTGGCCCTGCATTTCATATTTGCACTGGGACTACTCTGCTACACTTTCTGGTTTGCTCTGCAGCTATTGGTGAAAAAAGAACAGTTAACCTATAACACCGGTGCGAGAAAATGGAATTGGTTATTGCTTTGCCTGCTGGTAATACAATTATTATATGGTGCATTGATGGCCGGACATAAAGCGGCTACAGCGGCGCCCAGCTGGCCTACCATCAATGGACAGTGGATACCGGAGAAAATGTTTGCCAATGAACATTTCCTGCTCAACTTCATCGACAACAAAACGTTAATCCATTTTATACATCGGGGGCTGGCGTATTTGTTGCTGGTATTGATTGTTATCTGGACGTTGCGATTGTTTAAAACAAAAGGAACAGGGTTATTCGATCGCACCAAATGGATGCCGCTGGCTGTAGTAAGCTTGCAGGTATTGCTGGGCATTGCAGCAGTACTCACCAGCACCGGTATCGTACCGGGTAAATGGGGTATATTTGAATGGATGGCGCAATTGCACCAACTAATAGGCATGTTGTTGTTGCTGTCACTGGTGTGGATGCTGTATATTGTGCGAAGGGAAAGAGCGGTAGTGGAATAA
- a CDS encoding patatin-like phospholipase family protein: protein MKKYLVGFWFSLPVQLLLLHLRRYQVFLLFWYILFATVAGDFMHTFGADSLFLAPEYFGEVSPISTGIVGFSLGVFIMSWNITTFILHSKHLKFLATTAQPFLKYCINNAVIPLVFLVFYFIKAVSYAREQELFPLSEVLLMVGGFGVGIILSILIAFIYFFGADKTIYRSMANVITTANTRYAEISKNNPLPKEKTDLKVDWFLSASLHLRKPRDVRHYSQDFLDTIFKRHHFAAVIAILVAFIFLVALGYISDTRLFQLPAAASITVFFAILIAGAGAISLFLHSWSLLLLVSIYVGMNFLYQHNIIDPRNKAYGLKYEGKEERPVYSRESVMKMATRENMEADKKQYLEILNRWKAKQGSDKPIVYIINTSGGGTRSATFTMNALQRLDSMMGGELMKRTLLITGASGGTLGAAYFRELYLEKLKGNSINLHDGQYVDNISKDLLSPLFSSFVTRDIMGPVQKFNKFGYQYSKDRGYAFEQKLSENTHGVLDKRLKDYAIPEQTAQIPFMFFNSVINRDGRKMIIGTHPARFLMRPMTDVARITPFDADAVDFHTFFAKQDAMNLSILSALRMNATFPYVLPNVWLPSDPVIDVMDAGLRDNFGQETALRFIDAFKDWFQQNTSKVVLLQLRDRGLGDWERPFESSNLMDWLTKPFLLLQNNWYKLQDYYQHDQLEYFFEGYGLQFHRLCFQYVPSRNDAPASLSFHLTAAEKRDIALALDNPLNKREFMKLERIMK, encoded by the coding sequence ATGAAAAAATACCTGGTTGGTTTCTGGTTCTCACTGCCTGTTCAGCTTTTACTCTTGCACCTCCGCAGGTACCAGGTATTCCTGTTGTTCTGGTATATTTTATTTGCCACGGTAGCCGGCGATTTCATGCATACATTCGGTGCAGATTCTCTTTTCCTGGCGCCTGAATATTTTGGCGAGGTGAGTCCGATCAGTACCGGCATTGTGGGTTTTTCACTTGGTGTGTTCATCATGAGCTGGAACATCACCACTTTCATCCTGCACAGCAAGCATTTGAAATTCCTTGCTACCACAGCGCAGCCATTTTTAAAATATTGTATCAACAATGCGGTGATACCGCTCGTTTTCCTGGTGTTTTATTTCATCAAAGCCGTGAGTTATGCACGCGAGCAGGAATTGTTTCCTTTATCGGAAGTATTGCTCATGGTAGGAGGATTTGGAGTGGGCATTATTTTGTCCATACTCATCGCATTCATTTATTTTTTCGGTGCCGATAAAACCATTTACAGGAGTATGGCCAATGTGATTACCACGGCTAATACCCGTTATGCAGAGATATCGAAGAACAATCCACTACCCAAAGAAAAGACCGACCTGAAAGTAGATTGGTTCCTGAGTGCCAGCCTGCACCTGCGCAAACCCAGGGATGTGCGGCACTACAGCCAGGACTTCCTCGATACCATTTTCAAACGGCACCATTTTGCGGCCGTTATTGCCATACTGGTTGCGTTCATTTTCCTGGTGGCATTGGGATATATTTCAGATACCCGCTTGTTCCAGTTACCGGCCGCTGCCAGTATCACCGTATTCTTTGCCATACTGATCGCGGGAGCAGGTGCTATCTCCTTGTTTTTACATAGCTGGAGTCTGTTGTTGCTGGTATCGATCTATGTGGGAATGAATTTTTTGTACCAGCACAATATCATCGATCCGCGCAACAAAGCGTACGGACTGAAATACGAGGGCAAAGAAGAAAGACCTGTTTACAGTCGCGAGTCGGTAATGAAGATGGCTACCCGTGAAAACATGGAGGCAGACAAAAAACAGTACCTCGAAATACTGAACCGGTGGAAAGCCAAACAGGGAAGCGATAAGCCCATCGTATACATCATAAACACCAGCGGAGGCGGTACGCGAAGCGCTACCTTCACCATGAATGCATTGCAAAGGCTCGACAGCATGATGGGTGGTGAATTGATGAAAAGGACATTGCTCATCACAGGTGCTTCGGGTGGTACACTGGGCGCTGCTTATTTCAGGGAACTGTACCTGGAGAAACTGAAAGGGAATTCGATCAACCTCCACGACGGGCAATACGTTGATAATATTTCAAAAGACCTGCTGAGTCCTTTGTTCTCTTCTTTTGTAACGCGCGATATCATGGGCCCCGTACAGAAATTCAACAAGTTCGGCTACCAGTATTCCAAAGACCGTGGTTATGCTTTTGAACAGAAGCTCAGTGAGAATACCCATGGGGTGCTTGATAAACGGTTGAAGGATTATGCAATACCGGAGCAAACGGCACAGATACCTTTCATGTTCTTCAATTCCGTTATTAACCGCGATGGAAGAAAAATGATCATCGGAACCCACCCGGCGAGATTCCTGATGCGTCCCATGACCGATGTTGCACGCATCACTCCTTTCGATGCCGATGCGGTAGACTTCCATACATTCTTTGCCAAACAGGATGCGATGAACCTGAGTATCTTATCGGCATTGCGCATGAATGCCACTTTCCCTTATGTATTGCCCAATGTATGGCTGCCTTCAGACCCGGTGATCGATGTGATGGATGCGGGGTTACGCGATAACTTCGGACAGGAAACGGCACTCCGTTTTATTGACGCATTCAAAGACTGGTTCCAGCAGAATACCAGCAAAGTGGTGTTATTGCAGTTGCGCGACAGGGGGCTGGGCGATTGGGAGCGGCCTTTCGAATCGAGTAACCTGATGGACTGGCTCACCAAGCCTTTTTTACTCTTGCAGAATAACTGGTACAAATTGCAGGACTATTATCAGCACGATCAACTGGAATATTTCTTTGAAGGGTATGGGTTGCAATTTCACCGGCTTTGTTTTCAATACGTACCCTCCCGCAACGATGCGCCGGCCAGCCTGAGCTTTCACCTTACCGCAGCAGAAAAAAGAGACATTGCACTGGCATTGGATAACCCGCTCAACAAACGCGAATTTATGAAGCTGGAACGTATCATGAAATAA
- a CDS encoding diacylglycerol kinase family protein: MERKIVYLVNPISGTAKKEGIKKLVERETSAQGISYEMTNTNATGNYDWLRDKVLAEKITDIVIIGGDGTVNQVTRSLRNVSVQFGIIPVGSGNGLALAAGIPSKPQQALSLIFAGKAAPVDAFMVNNEYSCMLSGIGFDAQVAYDFSTKATRGLFTYAQQSILHYFKAHPYQFEIVLDNFSFFAEAFFISIANSNQFGNHFTIAPQASLHDGLLDIVIAQKMNKAKLPFAILRQIRGNNKLQQLVDDMGKKDILYFQTPALTIRNLKLAPLHIDGEPRETAGEFNIKLLKDYFQLIQP, translated from the coding sequence ATGGAAAGAAAAATAGTGTATCTCGTCAATCCTATTTCGGGAACTGCCAAAAAAGAGGGCATCAAAAAATTGGTAGAGCGGGAAACAAGCGCACAGGGCATTTCGTATGAAATGACCAACACCAATGCTACCGGTAATTACGATTGGCTGCGCGATAAAGTGCTGGCCGAAAAAATTACCGATATCGTGATCATTGGTGGCGACGGTACCGTGAACCAGGTAACCCGGTCGCTGCGTAACGTTTCTGTTCAATTTGGCATCATACCGGTGGGTTCAGGTAACGGGTTGGCGCTGGCCGCAGGCATACCATCTAAACCACAGCAGGCATTGTCGCTCATTTTCGCAGGCAAAGCCGCCCCCGTTGATGCATTCATGGTGAACAATGAATACTCCTGCATGCTCAGTGGCATTGGCTTCGATGCACAGGTCGCCTATGATTTTTCTACTAAAGCCACCCGCGGATTGTTCACCTACGCACAACAAAGCATCCTGCATTATTTCAAAGCACATCCTTACCAGTTCGAGATCGTACTCGATAATTTTTCTTTTTTCGCAGAAGCTTTTTTCATCAGCATCGCCAACAGCAACCAGTTCGGCAATCATTTCACCATTGCGCCGCAGGCCAGTCTGCACGACGGTTTGCTCGACATAGTGATCGCGCAGAAAATGAACAAAGCCAAACTGCCCTTTGCCATCCTCCGGCAAATACGCGGCAACAATAAACTGCAACAGTTGGTAGATGACATGGGTAAGAAAGACATCCTGTATTTTCAAACGCCTGCACTCACCATCCGCAACCTCAAACTGGCGCCGCTGCATATCGATGGCGAACCCAGGGAAACCGCGGGAGAATTCAATATAAAATTGCTGAAAGACTATTTTCAGTTGATACAGCCCTGA
- a CDS encoding carboxylesterase, protein MRSFSRILLIIAILFIIFLLGPRPSKPVYNKDLPAVPAIAAGLEQYVTHIEAAHKIKPDNEARIVWANDSLKQKTPYAIVYLHGFSASQEEGNPVHRDIARQFGCNLYLSRLAGHGIDTSDALVHMTADDLWETAKQAYSIGKQLGDKVILMGTSTGGTLALQLAAAYPDIAGLILLSPNIAINDPNAWLLNDHWGLQIARLVKKSDYNVITGKDSAYKQYWYTQYRLEALTQLEELLETTMNTEAFSSVKQPVLMLYYYKDEQHQDPVVKVAAMKDMFEQLGTLPAQKKMEAIPNAGAHVLGSIIVSKDIPAVEAATTNFMQDVLMLKPVTTLHH, encoded by the coding sequence ATGCGTTCCTTCTCGCGAATATTGCTGATAATCGCCATACTATTTATTATCTTTTTGTTAGGTCCGCGTCCTTCGAAGCCTGTTTATAATAAAGATCTGCCGGCTGTTCCGGCCATCGCAGCAGGATTGGAACAATATGTAACCCATATAGAAGCCGCACACAAGATCAAACCCGATAATGAAGCACGTATTGTATGGGCCAACGATTCCCTCAAACAAAAAACACCTTATGCCATCGTGTACCTGCATGGTTTCAGCGCCAGCCAGGAAGAGGGCAATCCCGTTCACCGCGATATCGCCAGGCAATTTGGTTGCAACTTATATCTCTCCAGGCTCGCAGGCCATGGTATCGATACCAGTGACGCACTGGTGCACATGACAGCCGATGATCTCTGGGAAACCGCCAAACAGGCCTATAGCATTGGCAAACAATTGGGTGACAAAGTAATATTGATGGGCACTTCCACAGGCGGCACCCTGGCCTTGCAGCTGGCAGCCGCTTATCCGGATATAGCCGGACTCATCCTCCTTTCACCCAATATTGCCATCAACGACCCCAATGCCTGGCTGCTCAACGATCATTGGGGATTGCAGATAGCGCGGCTGGTGAAAAAGTCCGATTACAACGTCATTACCGGTAAAGACAGTGCCTACAAACAATACTGGTATACCCAATACCGGCTCGAAGCCCTCACACAACTGGAAGAACTGCTGGAGACTACCATGAATACCGAAGCTTTCTCCAGCGTAAAGCAGCCGGTGCTGATGCTCTATTATTATAAAGACGAACAGCACCAGGATCCCGTGGTGAAAGTGGCGGCCATGAAGGATATGTTTGAACAGCTGGGCACTTTACCGGCACAGAAAAAAATGGAAGCCATTCCCAACGCCGGCGCGCATGTGTTAGGCTCAATTATTGTTTCCAAAGATATTCCGGCTGTGGAAGCAGCCACGACCAACTTCATGCAGGATGTGCTGATGCTGAAACCGGTAACCACTCTACATCATTAA
- the typA gene encoding translational GTPase TypA, with amino-acid sequence MEIRNIAIIAHVDHGKTTLVDRILHATKVFRDNQETGELIMDNNDLERERGITIFSKNAAVTYNGIKINVIDTPGHSDFGGEVERVLKMADGVILLVDAFEGPMPQTRFVLQKALQLNLHPIVVINKVDKANCRPDEVHDAVFELFFNLDATEEQLNFPTYYGSGKNGWFNDSLTPTDNILPLMDGILKYVPAPKVSEGTLQLQITSLDYSSFLGRIAVGKVTRGSIKENQLIALVQADGSVKKSRVKELYVFEGMGKRKVTEVLSGDLCAVVGLEDFNIGDTIADAENPEALPIISVDEPTMSMTFSINNSPFFGKDGKFVTSRHLRDRLMKETEKNLALRVEDTDSADSFLVYGRGILHLGVLVETMRREGYELTVGNPQVLVKTIDGKKNEPYENLVVDVPAEFSGKVIDLVTQRKGEMQVMESKGEMQHLEFEIPSRGLIGLRSQMLTNTAGEAVMAHRFIEYKPWKGPIPGRNNGVLISKFQGTTTAYSIDKLQDRGSFFIDPGEEVYAGQIIAEHIKPGDLNVNAVEAKKLTNHRASGSDDSVRITPKLQFTLEECMEYIQQDECIEVTPKSIRMRKTILNEEDRKKASRSMQSEAVG; translated from the coding sequence ATGGAAATAAGAAACATTGCCATCATCGCACACGTAGACCATGGCAAAACAACATTGGTGGATCGGATCTTGCATGCCACCAAGGTATTCCGCGACAACCAGGAGACTGGTGAACTGATCATGGATAACAACGACCTCGAAAGAGAAAGGGGTATCACCATCTTCAGTAAGAACGCCGCGGTTACTTATAACGGTATCAAGATCAATGTGATAGATACCCCGGGCCACAGTGATTTCGGTGGAGAGGTAGAAAGGGTACTCAAAATGGCCGACGGTGTGATACTGCTGGTAGATGCTTTTGAAGGCCCTATGCCCCAGACCCGTTTCGTACTGCAGAAAGCCCTGCAGCTGAACCTGCACCCGATTGTAGTGATCAATAAAGTGGATAAGGCCAATTGCCGTCCCGATGAAGTGCACGACGCCGTGTTCGAATTGTTCTTCAACCTCGACGCTACTGAAGAGCAGCTCAACTTCCCCACATATTATGGAAGTGGGAAAAACGGCTGGTTCAACGACAGTTTAACACCTACAGATAATATCCTTCCGTTGATGGATGGTATTCTCAAATATGTACCTGCTCCCAAAGTATCGGAAGGTACTTTGCAGTTACAGATCACTTCACTCGATTATTCTTCTTTCTTAGGTCGTATTGCAGTGGGTAAAGTAACCCGCGGCAGCATCAAGGAAAACCAACTGATCGCACTGGTACAGGCCGATGGTTCTGTTAAGAAAAGCCGGGTGAAAGAATTGTATGTGTTTGAAGGAATGGGTAAACGTAAGGTGACGGAAGTGTTGTCGGGCGATCTTTGTGCGGTAGTGGGACTGGAAGATTTCAACATCGGTGATACCATTGCCGATGCAGAGAATCCTGAAGCGTTGCCCATTATCAGCGTGGATGAGCCTACCATGAGTATGACTTTCAGCATCAACAACTCGCCTTTCTTTGGTAAGGATGGTAAGTTCGTTACCTCGCGTCACCTGCGCGACCGTTTGATGAAAGAAACTGAAAAGAACCTGGCACTGCGTGTAGAAGATACGGATAGCGCCGATAGTTTCCTGGTGTACGGAAGGGGTATCCTTCACCTGGGTGTACTGGTAGAAACCATGCGCCGCGAAGGATATGAACTGACTGTGGGCAACCCGCAGGTGCTGGTGAAAACCATCGATGGCAAAAAGAACGAACCTTATGAGAACCTGGTGGTAGACGTGCCTGCTGAATTCAGCGGCAAAGTGATTGACCTGGTAACACAACGCAAAGGTGAAATGCAGGTGATGGAAAGTAAGGGAGAGATGCAGCACCTGGAATTCGAGATTCCTTCAAGGGGCTTGATCGGACTGCGTTCGCAAATGTTGACCAATACAGCAGGTGAAGCCGTGATGGCGCATCGCTTTATTGAATACAAACCCTGGAAAGGGCCCATCCCCGGGCGTAACAATGGTGTATTGATCTCTAAATTCCAGGGGACTACTACAGCTTATTCTATCGACAAACTCCAGGATCGTGGTAGTTTCTTCATCGATCCGGGAGAAGAAGTTTATGCTGGACAGATCATCGCTGAGCATATCAAACCCGGTGACCTGAATGTGAACGCTGTGGAAGCCAAGAAGCTCACCAACCACCGTGCAAGCGGTAGTGATGACAGTGTACGCATTACGCCAAAATTACAGTTTACGCTGGAAGAGTGCATGGAATACATACAGCAGGATGAGTGTATTGAGGTAACCCCCAAATCCATCCGTATGCGTAAAACCATATTGAACGAAGAAGACAGGAAGAAAGCATCGAGGAGTATGCAGTCAGAAGCAGTTGGATAA